From one Lasioglossum baleicum chromosome 11, iyLasBale1, whole genome shotgun sequence genomic stretch:
- the LOC143213445 gene encoding uncharacterized protein LOC143213445 isoform X2 — translation MTNQARLNRQKLKMKSRYRNLDNTQHAQPRIYLALWTKGLKTDWERLSLLWPRSPRFLPSTFASSTA, via the exons ATGACCAATCAG GCACGTCTGAACCGGCAAAAACTGAAGATGAAATCACGGTATCGGAATCTCGACAATACCCAGCATGCTCAGCCACGAATATATTTGGCTCTATGGACGAAAGGGCTAAAGACA GATTGGGAACGGCTGTCTTTACTTTGGCCACGTTCGCCGCGGTTTTTGCCGTCTACATTTGCATCGTCTACAGCTTGA
- the LOC143213445 gene encoding uncharacterized protein LOC143213445 isoform X1, with amino-acid sequence MADQNDQSGTSEPAKTEDEITVSESRQYPACSATNIFGSMDERAKDRLGTAVFTLATFAAVFAVYICIVYSLSSPPTVMHQL; translated from the exons ATGGCGGACCAAAATGACCAATCAG GCACGTCTGAACCGGCAAAAACTGAAGATGAAATCACGGTATCGGAATCTCGACAATACCCAGCATGCTCAGCCACGAATATATTTGGCTCTATGGACGAAAGGGCTAAAGACA GATTGGGAACGGCTGTCTTTACTTTGGCCACGTTCGCCGCGGTTTTTGCCGTCTACATTTGCATCGTCTACAGCTTGAGCAGTCCACCGACTGTTATGCATCAGCTGTAG